From Planctomycetota bacterium, a single genomic window includes:
- a CDS encoding sigma-70 family RNA polymerase sigma factor, with protein MSDSSTSFDPRRHEQFMRHFTANQRNIYLYIRSLTPHAADVEDIFQQTNLVLWQKFDTFDPAGSAADFRAWAFRIAHFELLNHRSRCGKGGVKFSDAFVADMASQIERESEVMEARLSALSACLAKLPDHDRRVIQSRYSSDASGRSVAMSMGRSPHWVYKAVSRIRRTLLDCVQRTLRQEGVL; from the coding sequence ATGTCCGATTCGAGTACCTCATTCGATCCCCGGCGTCATGAGCAGTTCATGCGCCACTTCACCGCCAATCAGCGGAACATTTATCTTTACATCCGCTCCCTGACGCCGCACGCGGCGGACGTCGAGGACATCTTTCAGCAGACGAATCTGGTGCTCTGGCAGAAGTTCGACACGTTCGACCCGGCGGGGTCGGCCGCCGACTTCCGCGCCTGGGCCTTCCGCATCGCGCATTTCGAATTGCTCAATCATCGCTCGCGCTGCGGCAAGGGGGGCGTCAAGTTCTCCGACGCGTTCGTGGCGGACATGGCCTCGCAAATCGAGCGGGAGTCGGAGGTGATGGAGGCGCGCCTGTCGGCGCTGAGCGCGTGTCTGGCGAAGCTGCCGGACCACGACCGCCGCGTCATTCAAAGCCGCTACAGCTCCGACGCGAGCGGGCGTTCGGTGGCGATGTCGATGGGGCGCAGTCCGCATTGGGTGTACAAGGCGGTGTCGCGCATCCGGCGGACGCTGCTCGATTGCGTGCAGCGCACCTTGCGGCAGGAGGGCGTGCTGTGA
- a CDS encoding phosphoglycerate dehydrogenase yields the protein MAQATASTPDVIHILIADKLSPAGVEMLKNTENVTVDVKPGLKEDELAAIAGNYDGMIIRSGAQVTAKVLANPGKLRVIARAGVGVDNVDLDAATEKGVLVMNSADASTITTAEHAFALLMALARNIGPAYKVMTEGGWDRNKFVGRQLEGKTLGVVGFGRIGRTVAERGLAFGMKVVAVDTFLNAETALDGQVKIIKSFDEMLGMVDFVSFHVPLNDHTRNMLNAERFAKARKGFMIINAARGGVIELDALIAALDAGQCGGAALDVYEVEPLEKDSPLRKHPKILLTPHLGASTEEAQEAVSNHACAQALEYLQGKGIRGAVNAAGLRMDLEPMQIKYVELAKRMARLISPMCEKGISGVTVTCQGESLAGAASTIERMALVEVLSDALDVPVNVVNAKLFAEQRGIQTRSVIDDQPRPIAQVVIEIQSGSDRRRIVGAIYQDGQPRVLEICGYHMDMVPAGPMVLLLNEDKPGMIGLIGNEFGGAGANIADMALSRRGDTAMTVLKLDNVPAEALLTRLKSKPGIRKIAVVELPPVKGVSHE from the coding sequence ATGGCCCAAGCCACCGCTTCCACCCCCGATGTGATCCACATTCTCATCGCCGACAAACTCTCCCCCGCCGGCGTCGAGATGCTCAAAAACACCGAAAACGTCACCGTCGACGTCAAGCCCGGCCTCAAGGAGGACGAGCTTGCCGCCATCGCCGGCAACTACGACGGCATGATCATCCGCTCCGGCGCTCAGGTCACCGCCAAGGTGCTCGCCAACCCCGGCAAGCTCCGGGTGATCGCCCGGGCCGGCGTCGGCGTCGATAACGTCGACCTCGACGCGGCGACCGAAAAGGGCGTCCTGGTCATGAACAGCGCCGACGCTTCGACCATTACGACCGCCGAGCACGCCTTCGCGCTGCTCATGGCGCTGGCCCGCAACATCGGGCCGGCCTACAAGGTCATGACCGAAGGCGGATGGGACCGCAACAAGTTCGTTGGCCGGCAGCTTGAGGGCAAGACGCTGGGCGTCGTCGGGTTCGGGCGCATCGGCCGGACGGTCGCGGAGCGCGGGCTCGCCTTCGGCATGAAGGTCGTCGCCGTCGACACCTTCCTCAATGCCGAGACCGCCCTCGACGGTCAGGTCAAGATCATCAAGAGCTTCGACGAAATGCTGGGCATGGTCGACTTCGTGTCCTTCCATGTTCCGCTCAATGATCACACCCGCAACATGCTCAATGCCGAGCGCTTCGCCAAGGCCAGGAAGGGCTTCATGATCATCAACGCCGCCCGCGGCGGGGTCATCGAGCTCGATGCGCTGATCGCCGCCCTCGACGCCGGTCAGTGCGGCGGGGCGGCGCTGGATGTGTACGAAGTCGAGCCGCTCGAGAAGGACAGCCCGCTGCGCAAGCATCCGAAGATTCTGCTGACTCCGCACCTCGGCGCCTCGACGGAAGAGGCGCAGGAAGCGGTGTCCAATCATGCGTGTGCGCAGGCGCTGGAATACCTTCAGGGCAAGGGGATTCGCGGGGCGGTCAACGCGGCGGGGCTGCGGATGGACCTGGAGCCGATGCAGATCAAGTATGTGGAGCTGGCCAAGCGGATGGCCCGGCTGATCTCGCCCATGTGCGAGAAGGGCATCAGCGGCGTGACGGTGACGTGCCAGGGGGAAAGTCTCGCCGGCGCGGCGAGCACGATCGAACGCATGGCGCTCGTCGAAGTGCTCTCCGACGCGCTGGACGTGCCGGTCAACGTGGTCAACGCCAAGCTTTTCGCCGAGCAGCGGGGGATTCAGACGCGGTCGGTCATCGACGATCAACCCCGGCCGATCGCGCAGGTCGTCATCGAGATTCAGAGCGGTTCCGACCGCCGGCGGATCGTCGGTGCGATTTATCAGGATGGGCAGCCGCGCGTGCTGGAGATCTGCGGGTATCACATGGACATGGTCCCCGCCGGTCCGATGGTGCTTCTGCTCAATGAGGACAAGCCGGGCATGATCGGACTCATCGGCAACGAGTTCGGCGGCGCGGGGGCGAACATCGCCGACATGGCTCTGTCGCGTCGCGGCGATACGGCCATGACCGTGCTCAAACTCGACAACGTCCCGGCCGAGGCCCTGCTCACCCGCCTCAAGTCCAAACCCGGCATCCGCAAGATCGCCGTCGTCGAATTGCCCCCGGTCAAGGGAGTCAGCCATGAGTGA
- the rpsO gene encoding 30S ribosomal protein S15, whose product MTLTAELKNSIIKDYATHEGDTGSPEVQVALLTQRINDTTEHLRAHKHDYSTRRGLIMMVGQRNRLLRYLMSKDRTRYLDLINRLGLRK is encoded by the coding sequence ATGACCTTGACGGCCGAACTGAAGAACTCGATCATCAAAGACTACGCCACGCACGAAGGCGACACCGGCTCCCCCGAGGTGCAGGTCGCCCTTCTGACGCAGCGGATCAACGACACGACCGAACACCTGCGTGCCCACAAGCACGACTACAGCACGCGCCGCGGGCTGATCATGATGGTCGGTCAACGCAATCGCCTGCTGCGGTACCTGATGAGCAAGGACCGCACGCGCTACCTGGACCTGATCAATCGTCTGGGCCTGCGCAAGTAA
- a CDS encoding polyribonucleotide nucleotidyltransferase: MAHIVVEREIGGRTLRLETGKYAKQADAAIWATYADTTVLAAVVRGAPREGIDFFPLQVDYRERISAAGKFPGGFRKREGAPSQKEILTMRMIDRPVRPLFPKGLLDEVLIQCWVESADGQNDPDVICGTAAAAALAISSIPFAGPVATVRVARIDGQFAVNPTLAQLEFSDMELVLSGHRDGINMIEVGAQEVEESVVLEAIKFGHQQIFILLDAIDELVSKAAKEKVAELHLPAPEVVAQVRSDITASLTAAKRTDGKLAREEAVKAVFKTYLDEKAPEPAADSNLSYTAYKAAIEKRREIKKTFEQIEEEVTRRIILEGKRTDGRKSDEIRPLSAEVNVLARTHGSATFTRGETQSLAIATLGTGRDEQIVDGLHDEYSQKFYLHYNFPPFCVGEARRVTGPGRREIGHGALAERSLQGVLPSPEDFPYTVRLVSEILESNGSSSMASVCGGCLALMDAGVPITNTCAGISVGLVEEDGKTMLLTDILGEEDHFGDMDFKVSGTRVGITGIQLDLKTRGLSYDIIAATFEQAKKARLQIIELIESTIPAPRKEISKYAPRMLRTKIDPDKIGRLIGPGGKTIRAIQENTGATIDVEEDGTVFISAVGAGKAEKALDEVERLCEEVKVGKIYNGKVSSIKDFGAFIEVIPGQDGLCHVSELSDKYVEKVADVVKIGQMLRVKVLSQDEQGRLRLSRKAVIAEEAAAEAGAKQ, from the coding sequence ATGGCTCATATCGTCGTCGAACGTGAAATCGGCGGGCGCACGCTGCGCCTCGAAACCGGCAAGTACGCCAAGCAGGCCGACGCCGCCATCTGGGCGACTTACGCCGACACCACGGTGCTCGCCGCCGTCGTGCGCGGCGCCCCCCGTGAGGGCATCGATTTCTTCCCGCTTCAGGTCGATTACCGCGAGCGCATCAGCGCCGCCGGCAAGTTCCCCGGCGGGTTCCGCAAGCGTGAAGGCGCGCCGTCGCAGAAGGAAATTCTGACGATGCGCATGATCGACCGCCCCGTCCGTCCGCTGTTCCCCAAGGGACTGCTCGACGAAGTGCTCATTCAGTGCTGGGTCGAATCCGCCGACGGGCAGAACGATCCGGACGTGATCTGCGGCACCGCCGCCGCCGCCGCCCTGGCGATCAGCTCGATCCCCTTCGCCGGCCCGGTGGCGACCGTCCGCGTCGCACGCATCGACGGCCAGTTCGCCGTCAACCCGACCCTCGCCCAGCTTGAGTTCTCCGACATGGAGCTGGTCCTGTCCGGCCACCGCGACGGGATCAACATGATCGAAGTCGGCGCTCAGGAAGTCGAAGAGTCCGTCGTCCTCGAAGCCATCAAGTTCGGTCATCAGCAGATCTTCATCCTGCTCGACGCCATCGACGAGCTGGTCTCCAAGGCCGCCAAGGAGAAGGTCGCCGAGCTTCATCTGCCCGCCCCCGAAGTCGTCGCGCAGGTCCGCAGCGACATCACCGCTTCGCTGACCGCCGCCAAGCGCACCGACGGCAAGCTCGCCCGCGAGGAAGCGGTCAAGGCCGTGTTCAAGACCTACCTCGACGAGAAGGCCCCCGAGCCCGCCGCCGATTCGAACCTCAGCTACACCGCCTACAAGGCGGCGATCGAGAAGCGCCGCGAGATCAAGAAAACCTTCGAGCAGATCGAAGAGGAAGTGACCCGCCGCATCATTCTCGAAGGCAAGCGCACCGACGGCCGCAAGAGCGACGAGATTCGTCCGCTCTCCGCCGAAGTGAACGTCCTGGCCCGCACGCACGGGTCCGCCACATTCACCCGCGGCGAAACCCAGTCGCTGGCCATCGCCACGCTCGGCACCGGCCGGGACGAACAGATCGTCGACGGCCTTCACGATGAATACTCCCAGAAGTTCTACCTGCACTACAACTTCCCACCCTTCTGCGTCGGTGAAGCCCGCCGCGTCACAGGCCCAGGCCGCCGCGAGATCGGTCACGGCGCGCTCGCCGAACGCAGCTTGCAGGGCGTGCTCCCCAGCCCCGAGGACTTCCCCTACACCGTCCGGCTCGTGAGCGAAATCCTCGAGTCCAACGGCTCGTCGTCCATGGCGAGCGTCTGCGGCGGGTGTCTGGCCCTCATGGACGCCGGCGTGCCGATCACCAACACCTGTGCCGGCATCAGCGTCGGACTCGTCGAGGAGGACGGAAAGACGATGCTGCTCACCGACATCCTCGGCGAGGAAGATCACTTCGGCGACATGGACTTTAAGGTCTCCGGCACGCGCGTCGGCATCACCGGCATTCAGCTTGACCTCAAGACCCGCGGCCTCAGCTACGACATCATCGCCGCCACCTTCGAGCAGGCCAAGAAAGCCCGCCTCCAGATCATCGAACTCATCGAGAGCACGATCCCCGCGCCCCGCAAGGAGATCAGCAAGTACGCTCCGCGCATGCTCCGCACCAAGATCGACCCCGACAAGATCGGCCGCCTGATCGGACCCGGCGGCAAGACCATCCGCGCGATCCAGGAAAACACCGGCGCGACCATCGACGTCGAGGAAGACGGCACCGTCTTCATCTCCGCCGTCGGCGCCGGCAAGGCCGAGAAAGCCCTCGACGAAGTCGAGCGCCTCTGCGAAGAGGTCAAGGTCGGCAAGATCTACAACGGCAAGGTTTCCTCGATCAAGGATTTCGGCGCCTTCATCGAAGTCATCCCCGGACAGGACGGGCTCTGCCACGTCTCGGAGCTTTCCGACAAGTACGTCGAGAAGGTCGCCGACGTGGTGAAGATCGGCCAGATGCTCCGCGTGAAGGTCCTGAGCCAGGACGAACAGGGCCGCCTGCGTCTTTCCCGCAAGGCCGTCATCGCCGAGGAAGCCGCCGCCGAAGCCGGGGCCAAGCAGTAA
- a CDS encoding prepilin-type N-terminal cleavage/methylation domain-containing protein: MKNIPSHPEARFDSRRGDLSHPGAPGARCAFTLIELLAVVAIIAVLVAMLLPAMKAARRAARLAVCASNERQVMQGLLAYATQYDGKLPYVGAWNKFQAMMYVMYERTQGLSPQGFGNLGLLTPADLVDQRTDVLFCPLQTTPALLNCHGDLTSPNAQPSAGHSMYPADLAKYGWSNLRGGYFTRNFNTSAYQSVSITQLAGRPYLADVFSTWGAVESSHADSVTVGYGDGSVALQTADPIATPQYLTVNYATSWNPSFELIWQTFGR; encoded by the coding sequence ATGAAAAACATCCCCTCCCATCCCGAAGCGCGTTTCGATTCGAGGCGGGGTGACTTAAGTCACCCCGGCGCGCCCGGCGCGCGATGCGCCTTCACCTTGATCGAACTCCTCGCCGTCGTCGCCATCATCGCCGTGCTCGTCGCCATGCTCCTGCCGGCCATGAAAGCCGCCCGCCGCGCCGCACGACTTGCCGTCTGCGCCTCCAATGAGCGGCAGGTCATGCAGGGACTCCTCGCCTATGCGACCCAGTACGACGGCAAGCTCCCCTACGTCGGCGCCTGGAACAAGTTTCAGGCCATGATGTACGTCATGTACGAACGCACGCAGGGCCTTTCCCCGCAGGGCTTTGGCAACCTCGGCCTGCTCACGCCAGCCGATCTCGTCGATCAGCGTACCGACGTCCTGTTCTGCCCGCTTCAGACCACCCCCGCGCTTCTGAATTGTCACGGCGACCTGACCTCCCCCAACGCGCAGCCCTCCGCCGGGCACTCCATGTATCCGGCCGACCTGGCCAAATACGGCTGGTCCAACCTCCGTGGCGGATACTTCACACGCAACTTCAACACCAGCGCCTACCAATCCGTCTCCATCACCCAACTCGCCGGCCGCCCGTACCTCGCCGACGTCTTTAGCACGTGGGGCGCCGTCGAATCCTCGCATGCCGACTCTGTGACCGTCGGCTACGGCGACGGCTCCGTCGCGCTCCAGACCGCCGACCCGATCGCCACGCCGCAGTACCTGACCGTCAACTACGCCACAAGCTGGAACCCCAGCTTCGAACTCATCTGGCAGACGTTCGGACGCTGA
- a CDS encoding DNRLRE domain-containing protein, whose product MTTNAIRELRMLTKACFILVPFEGESLMDRLRMIMMALLSAVAVFAISPAASAATITFQEGAHVVSSDGKIDIANYTGTRDTSLVQESSNNNYGGRTTILVGVLGSGRVRGGLVGFDVSALAGHYLTIDSMTLRLYVDATSAAGSSQTISVALEQAGNAGWVEGTANSATQTGSADWNYAAHTSGAWLGGTNGARTASDLYGNVGSLAVSATGTGQTGTFVDFTLSAASLPASVNTLTKIIELWLGSGGANNAGLLLSYGANVSNPQWQFASSESATASHAPQLIITYTVPTPAALPAGLSLIGLLSMRRRK is encoded by the coding sequence ATGACGACGAATGCAATTCGAGAGCTTCGCATGTTGACGAAAGCTTGCTTTATTCTTGTTCCTTTTGAAGGAGAATCGCTGATGGACCGTCTCCGCATGATCATGATGGCGCTGTTGAGCGCCGTCGCCGTGTTTGCCATTTCGCCCGCCGCCTCCGCTGCGACGATCACGTTTCAGGAAGGCGCGCACGTCGTGTCGAGCGACGGCAAGATCGACATCGCCAACTACACCGGCACGCGCGACACGTCGCTCGTGCAGGAATCGTCCAACAACAACTATGGCGGACGCACGACCATCCTCGTCGGCGTGCTCGGCTCCGGTCGCGTTCGGGGCGGGCTCGTCGGCTTTGACGTCTCGGCGCTCGCCGGTCACTACCTGACGATCGACTCGATGACGCTGCGGTTGTACGTGGACGCCACCAGCGCCGCCGGATCATCGCAGACCATCAGCGTCGCCCTCGAACAGGCCGGCAACGCCGGTTGGGTCGAAGGCACGGCCAACAGTGCGACGCAGACCGGCTCCGCGGACTGGAACTACGCGGCCCATACCTCCGGCGCCTGGCTCGGCGGAACCAACGGCGCACGCACCGCCTCCGACCTCTACGGCAACGTCGGTTCCCTCGCCGTCTCCGCCACAGGCACCGGACAGACCGGCACATTCGTCGACTTCACTCTCAGCGCCGCGTCACTCCCCGCCTCCGTCAACACGCTCACCAAGATCATCGAACTGTGGCTCGGCTCCGGCGGGGCAAACAACGCCGGCCTGCTCCTGTCCTACGGGGCCAACGTGAGCAACCCGCAGTGGCAGTTTGCCTCCAGCGAATCCGCCACCGCCTCGCACGCCCCGCAGCTCATCATCACCTACACCGTCCCGACCCCCGCCGCGCTCCCCGCCGGCCTGTCGCTGATCGGCCTCCTTTCGATGCGCCGCCGTAAATGA
- a CDS encoding sigma-70 family RNA polymerase sigma factor codes for MSDGSDIHFNADRDRAKRIARLWTAAQPTVRSFLHALLREPGAVDDLLQEVAVTIVDKFDELRSADKFASWAMGIARNKVMNYRTVRSRDRHLFDSQAVDRLIDVHASMAGESEPRRAALERCLETLSKRGRAAIDLRYEEELASEAIGAKLGLTRNAVNVLLHRTRAALLECIESRLSMRKGGEA; via the coding sequence ATGAGCGATGGATCGGACATCCATTTCAATGCGGATCGTGATCGGGCCAAGCGGATCGCGCGGCTCTGGACGGCGGCGCAGCCGACGGTTCGGTCGTTTTTGCATGCGCTGTTGCGCGAGCCGGGCGCGGTGGACGATCTGCTTCAGGAAGTGGCGGTGACGATCGTGGACAAGTTCGACGAGCTGCGATCGGCGGACAAGTTCGCGAGCTGGGCGATGGGGATTGCCCGGAACAAGGTGATGAACTACCGGACGGTGCGATCGCGGGATCGTCACCTGTTCGATTCGCAGGCGGTGGACCGGTTGATCGATGTGCACGCTTCGATGGCGGGCGAGTCGGAGCCGCGGCGTGCGGCGCTGGAGCGTTGTCTGGAGACGCTGAGCAAGCGCGGGCGTGCGGCGATCGATCTGCGTTACGAAGAGGAGTTGGCGTCGGAGGCCATCGGCGCGAAGCTGGGGCTGACGCGCAACGCGGTGAACGTGCTGCTTCATCGCACGCGTGCGGCGCTGCTCGAGTGCATCGAGTCGCGGCTGTCGATGCGGAAGGGGGGCGAGGCGTGA
- a CDS encoding sigma-70 family RNA polymerase sigma factor, translating to MNYNTRDNNNFPVLWVQCQAAVQSFVFAAVRRVADAEDVMQDIAHSAFKDFDKYDPARPFAPWVMTIAHRRVADYFRQKPRAEMCFDPAALESLSIAYAELATETGQRRRALEHCLAAVEDRARQALTLRYEQQLSVQQIADKLSTSANAVSVLLYRVRAALAQCIERRLQRQEAE from the coding sequence ATGAATTATAACACCCGCGATAACAATAACTTCCCCGTTCTGTGGGTGCAGTGTCAGGCGGCGGTGCAGTCCTTTGTCTTCGCGGCCGTGCGCCGCGTCGCCGACGCCGAGGATGTCATGCAGGACATCGCCCACTCGGCCTTCAAGGACTTTGACAAGTACGACCCCGCCCGGCCGTTCGCGCCCTGGGTCATGACCATCGCCCATCGCCGCGTCGCCGACTACTTCCGTCAAAAGCCCCGCGCGGAAATGTGCTTCGACCCCGCCGCGCTGGAGAGTTTGTCCATCGCCTACGCCGAACTGGCCACCGAAACCGGCCAGCGCCGCCGGGCGCTGGAGCATTGCCTGGCCGCCGTCGAGGATCGCGCCCGACAGGCCCTGACGCTCCGCTACGAGCAGCAGCTTTCCGTCCAGCAGATCGCTGACAAACTCAGCACCAGCGCCAACGCCGTCTCCGTCCTGCTCTACCGTGTCCGCGCCGCGCTGGCCCAGTGCATCGAGCGCCGCCTTCAGCGTCAGGAGGCCGAGTGA
- a CDS encoding prepilin-type N-terminal cleavage/methylation domain-containing protein, translated as MFACLWSIRENGSTALRVYVMEHMLMRTTYLEAGLLHRERVEPAPCGERIGPRGASPDAEYRARRRHGFTLIELLVVVSIIALLIAILLPSLSKAMASARQVVCASNERQMGMAVMTYGLDHKQYFPAGVNRSNGDWIWPPTLRRELAGAMDVFYCPAADPKTRWVRKLGSGLAPDVYGWQQDEYHLGSGRGSWFSYGYNVWGYPFYPGNALGTGTYHNVGGSDGYQTMSSVVAPATFIVLGDSNWDLNTLGDVNWSAYIGGYAPRQYPGAVHVERVNTLRGDGHAETERQDELITAAFNDQVNRQWNRDNRPHW; from the coding sequence ATGTTTGCCTGCTTGTGGTCGATCCGTGAAAACGGATCGACCGCATTGAGAGTGTATGTGATGGAACACATGCTGATGCGAACGACATATTTGGAGGCGGGGCTTCTTCATCGTGAGCGTGTCGAACCGGCCCCATGCGGCGAACGAATCGGGCCGCGCGGAGCAAGCCCCGACGCTGAATATCGCGCCCGCCGCCGACATGGTTTCACCCTCATCGAACTCCTCGTCGTCGTGAGCATCATCGCGCTGCTCATCGCCATTCTGTTGCCGTCATTGAGCAAGGCGATGGCCAGCGCCCGGCAGGTCGTTTGTGCTTCCAACGAAAGACAGATGGGCATGGCCGTCATGACCTACGGACTCGACCACAAGCAGTATTTCCCCGCGGGCGTCAATCGTTCCAATGGCGATTGGATCTGGCCTCCGACGCTGCGCCGGGAGCTTGCCGGGGCGATGGATGTGTTCTACTGTCCGGCCGCGGACCCCAAGACGCGATGGGTCCGCAAGCTCGGCAGCGGGCTCGCCCCGGACGTGTATGGATGGCAGCAGGATGAATACCACCTCGGCTCCGGCCGCGGAAGCTGGTTCAGTTATGGATACAACGTCTGGGGCTATCCGTTCTACCCCGGCAATGCTCTGGGCACCGGGACATACCACAACGTCGGCGGAAGCGATGGATACCAGACGATGAGCAGCGTCGTCGCGCCCGCAACGTTCATCGTCCTCGGTGACAGCAACTGGGATCTCAATACGCTCGGCGACGTGAACTGGTCCGCCTACATCGGCGGCTACGCCCCGCGCCAGTACCCCGGCGCGGTCCATGTCGAACGCGTCAACACCCTGCGCGGCGACGGACACGCCGAGACGGAGCGACAGGACGAACTCATCACCGCCGCGTTCAATGACCAGGTCAACCGCCAATGGAACCGTGACAATCGACCGCATTGGTGA
- a CDS encoding sigma-70 family RNA polymerase sigma factor has translation MSEASGDNVFTRIEATYRAQSRRVLATLIRVLGDFDLAEEAVAEAFAAAMDQWPRDGVPGNPRAWLVAAGRHKAIDVIRRRARFDASLSTLAERLDRQERAAEPDEPGVEDDQLRLIFTCSHPALSPEAQAAMTLREVCGLTTEQIARAFLVSPTTIAQRIVRAKAKIRDARIPYEVPTRADVPQRLDGVLRVIYLVFNEGYSASSGQSVTRSDLCGEAIRLGRVLVELLPEAEAMGLLALMLSHESRSAARTDAAGDLVLLDDQNRGLWNRAMIDEGVALAERAMATGRFGTYTLQAAIAAVHAQAATPAATDWGRIAALYDLLMQVTPSPIIALNRAVAIAMRDGPAAGLPLIDALLADGSLADYYLAHAARADLCRRLGRMDDARVSYENALRLTQQDPERRFLIRRLAELG, from the coding sequence ATGAGCGAAGCTTCGGGCGACAATGTGTTCACGCGGATTGAAGCGACGTACCGGGCTCAGTCGCGGCGGGTGCTGGCGACGTTGATCCGGGTGCTGGGGGATTTTGATCTGGCGGAGGAGGCGGTGGCGGAGGCGTTCGCGGCGGCGATGGATCAGTGGCCGCGCGACGGCGTGCCGGGCAATCCGCGGGCGTGGCTCGTGGCGGCGGGGAGGCACAAGGCGATCGACGTCATCCGCCGGCGGGCGCGATTCGATGCGTCGCTTTCGACGCTTGCGGAGCGGCTCGATCGGCAGGAGCGCGCGGCGGAGCCGGACGAGCCGGGCGTCGAAGATGACCAATTGCGGCTGATTTTCACATGTTCGCATCCCGCCTTGTCGCCGGAAGCGCAGGCGGCGATGACGCTTCGCGAAGTCTGCGGGCTCACCACCGAGCAGATCGCCCGGGCGTTTCTCGTGTCCCCCACGACGATCGCCCAGCGCATCGTCCGCGCCAAGGCGAAGATCCGCGACGCGAGGATTCCCTACGAAGTGCCGACGCGGGCGGACGTGCCCCAGCGGCTCGACGGCGTGCTGCGGGTGATTTACCTCGTTTTTAATGAGGGCTACTCCGCTTCGTCGGGTCAGTCGGTCACGCGATCCGACCTTTGCGGCGAGGCGATTCGGCTCGGGCGCGTGCTCGTCGAACTGCTGCCGGAGGCGGAGGCGATGGGGCTGCTGGCGTTGATGTTATCGCATGAATCTCGCAGTGCGGCGCGGACGGATGCGGCGGGCGATCTGGTGCTGCTGGATGATCAGAACCGCGGCTTGTGGAACCGGGCGATGATTGACGAAGGCGTGGCTTTGGCGGAGCGGGCGATGGCGACCGGTCGCTTCGGGACGTACACGCTTCAGGCCGCCATCGCCGCCGTGCATGCGCAGGCGGCGACCCCGGCGGCGACGGACTGGGGGCGGATCGCGGCGCTGTACGACCTGCTCATGCAAGTGACGCCCTCGCCGATCATCGCGCTCAATCGGGCGGTGGCGATCGCCATGCGCGACGGACCGGCGGCGGGTCTGCCGCTGATCGACGCCCTGCTGGCCGATGGATCGCTCGCCGACTATTACCTCGCGCACGCCGCCCGCGCGGACCTTTGCCGGCGGCTCGGGCGGATGGACGACGCCCGCGTGTCGTATGAAAATGCCCTGCGCCTCACGCAGCAGGACCCGGAGCGGCGATTTCTGATCCGCCGCCTCGCGGAACTGGGCTGA
- a CDS encoding YciI family protein gives MRFMIIVKANRDTEAGVMPSQEMFAAMGAYNEQLVKAGIMLAGEGLQPSSKGARVVFSGTDRTIVDGPFAETKELIAGYWLWNCKSLAEATEWVKRCPNPTGDQSVIEIRPIYEVEDFGDAATPEIRAHNDRLRADIAARHGE, from the coding sequence ATGCGTTTCATGATCATCGTCAAAGCCAATCGCGACACCGAAGCCGGCGTCATGCCCAGCCAGGAAATGTTCGCCGCCATGGGCGCTTACAACGAGCAACTCGTCAAAGCCGGAATCATGCTCGCCGGTGAAGGCCTTCAACCCAGCAGCAAGGGCGCCCGCGTCGTGTTCAGCGGCACCGACCGTACCATCGTCGACGGCCCGTTCGCCGAGACAAAGGAGCTTATTGCCGGCTACTGGCTCTGGAACTGTAAATCGTTGGCAGAAGCCACCGAATGGGTCAAACGATGCCCGAACCCGACGGGCGATCAGTCGGTGATTGAAATCCGCCCGATCTACGAAGTGGAGGACTTCGGCGATGCGGCCACCCCCGAAATCCGCGCTCATAATGACCGCCTCCGCGCCGACATCGCCGCCCGACACGGCGAGTAA
- a CDS encoding YciI family protein, with protein MKFICLGYIEENKMESFAPEEAQAMMEECFTYDDVLRDGGHFAGGEALQGPRTAKTLRFENGKTVVTDGPYAETKEQIGGILILEAKDMAEAVALMSKHPGVRLGGPFEIRPAEPMINELIAARDAAKNK; from the coding sequence ATGAAATTCATCTGCCTCGGCTACATCGAAGAAAACAAGATGGAATCGTTCGCCCCCGAGGAGGCGCAGGCCATGATGGAGGAATGCTTCACGTACGACGATGTGCTGCGCGACGGCGGGCATTTCGCCGGCGGCGAGGCGCTGCAAGGGCCGCGCACCGCCAAAACCCTCCGTTTCGAGAACGGCAAAACCGTCGTCACCGATGGGCCCTACGCCGAGACGAAGGAGCAGATCGGCGGGATTCTGATTCTCGAAGCGAAGGACATGGCCGAAGCCGTCGCGCTGATGTCCAAGCATCCGGGCGTGCGGCTGGGCGGGCCCTTTGAGATTCGCCCCGCCGAGCCGATGATCAATGAACTCATCGCCGCCCGCGACGCCGCCAAGAACAAGTGA